The Natranaeroarchaeum aerophilus region ATCGTCGGAACAGTGTCGCCGATCGCCATGAAGCTATCAGTGTGCATCCTGCCGGGCATCTGGATGTGCGCGGAGCCACGCAGTACCTCACCGCCCTCGATCTTGCTCGCGTTCTCGAAGCGGGGGTCGGTGTCGAGCCAGTGTTGCATGTACCCGTCGATCGTCATCCCGCTTTTGGCCTTCTCGCGGTGGCGCTCGTTCTGGATGTAGCAGACGCCGACCTTCGCGGTATCCTCTCCGGTGTGGAAGATCCACGAGTAACCGCCGGGTGCGATGTCGTGATCCAGCCGGAGCATCATCGCGTCGTGGAGGTCACCATACCCCTCGTGGTCGAGGTCGATCCCCTCCATGTGGTAGTCGATCCCGATCGCCTGGTTCTCGCGTTCGAGCGTGCTCACGCCGAGTTCGGATGCCAGCGGCGCGCTCGGACCGGTCGCGTCGATGACGATCTCGCCGTACACTTCCCTGTCGCCGTCGAACCGAACGCCGACGATTTCGCCACCATCCATCACCGGCCCGGCGACCCGGGCGTCGAAGCCAAACTCCGCGCCGTTCTCCCGGGCCTCCGCAACAAGCCAGCGCTTGAACGCGGCAAAGTCGAGGACAGCCCCGGAGAGGTCGCGTGTGAAGTGCTCGTTTGGGGACTCCAGTACGACCGAATCGGTGTACTGCTGGACCACGTCGCCGGGGACCCCAAACGCCGACATCATCGACGGGAAGGTTCCGGCTGTGGATTTGTTGCTCTGACGGGGGAACTCCGCTTCAGGTTCGGTTTCAAGCACGAGAACGTCGTAATCCCGTGCGGCGAGATCCCGGGCACACTGACCGCCCGCGGGACCTGCGCCAGCGATCACGACGTCGTACTCGTCGTTCATATGCTGTGATTGGGTGTCCCCGTTATCAATGTTTCTTAACAGTTCATATCATGGAAAGCGTGTTATATATAACTGGGATGCAGACTGGTCATGCGATCCCTGCCCCACCCAGCAGCAGGCGAATTCCGATGATAGTCAGCAGGGCGAGCACGACCCGGCGACGCAGGCTCTCACCGATCCGATGACGGAGTCGCTTGCCGATCAGGACGCCAGCGACGGCAGGGACGGTTGCCGCGACAGATGCCAGAAAGACGAGGCTGTCGGGGTAGAGTCCGAGCGCTCCGGCCGTCCCCACACGCACGGCGTTGAGTCCCAGAAAGAGCATCGCCGTGACGCCGACAAACAGGCCATGTGAGAGGTTACAGCTCTTGAGATACGCGACCAGCTGGACGCCGACGTTCGTCGCACCGAAGAGGACGCCGGAGACGAGGCCGACAGCCGCCATACCGCCCGTAGACTCGACGAAACACGCCTCTTTTGCCCGGCTGACCGCAGGGATCGACACTGCTCGCTGGAGGCTCCCCACGAACGCGAGCGTCACGAGTCCGAGACCAACTCGCAACGGCGCGTCCGGCAGGGCGTCGAGAGCGACCATTCCGACGATCATCCCCACGAGCGCGGCGATCAGCAGCGGTGCGAACCGTCGTCCACAGGTTCGTAGCTGTTCGCCCGAGACCTCGCCGACGAGCGAGAGATTCACCCCGAGTATGGGGACGATCATGAACACGACCGCAGTCGCCGGATCAATGACAGTCGCAAGCGCCATCGTGGCAACGACGGCGAAGCCAAAGCCCGCGAGTCCGTTCACCGCACCGGCGAGGACGATAACGGCAATGAGGGCTGCCACGGAGGCCAGCGAGTCGATCATTACTCGTTCGTCTCGTAGCAGGTACATATCCCTGTGGTGGTTGTGTGTGCAGGATGCTCACAGATCGACAGTCGATCGTCGAGTGGCTGATCCGGAGAAGCAGCCTGCCTATATATAGGACTGTTGTACTATCGTACTAAATAACAGACTATTAATTGTTCCTGTAGCACCTCACGTGGAGAGATTGATGCGACACAGCACCGGTAACAGGTGAGGGTCAGACGTCTCTGGCATAATAAGTCTCCCAGCCCCTCGACCAGCTCTATACTGGCGAAAAACAGATCGTCAGACACTGAAACCGTATGTTACGGCTTGAAAAGGCATTTTCATCGAGATTCCACTTCATTGAGTGTTTCGTTACCTCGTTTCGGATCACGGCCTGCGCTTAACTCTCATATCTATAAACATACTCGTATCCTGTTCTTTGTGCAGGCTGTTCCTGGTTTCGGCACGACTTCGATCCCACACCAGTCTGCGCCAACCCCGAATTTATTATGGATGACGCGCCGAGTAGTACCGTGTCTTTCCCGCTGGCGAAACCCGTCGATCGATTGTACGAGGAGGTCGCAGGGTTCGACCTCGTGGTTGTACCGGATGCACCGCTTGCAAGCGCGCTGAATCGTCGGCTCGACCGTCCGCATCTCGGGACGTTTGCGACCACGCCGCGCCGGCTTGCGGCCGGGCGACGCGAGACTGCCGAGGACCGACTTGCCTTTCTGTCCGTGATCGAGGATGCCGATATCGGGTGGAAACCCGCAGCTCACGCGATTGGTGATATCCTCCAGTGCTGGGAGCATCAGGGCACCCGGGAGGCGATCCTGGCCTACGAGGAGCATATCAACGACGTGACGCGGGACGTGCTCGACCGCGTCGGCGCGCTGGAGACAACCTCGAAACGCCTGACGGAGTACCGAATCGAGAGCGAGAACGTCGCGGTCGTCGGCCTCGACCAGCTGACGCCGCTGGAACGGGCTGTCCTGCCGGAGTCCTACGAGGTCGTTGATCCGTTCAGCGACGATGCCTTCGAGCTCCCGCCGTTCCGGATATTCGAAACCACGACTGCCATCGTCGAGACGGTTGTCGAGGCCGCACAGTCCGGCGCTCCCGAGGACATCGCAGTCGTCCTCGATGCCGGAAGCGAGTACTCGCCGCTCATTGAATCGGCGCTGTCGGCGGCTGACGTTCCGTTCTACGGCGGTCCGGGATTCGCTGACGATCCTGATCATCGCGCGTTCGTCCAGCTACTGCGAACGCTCCACGGAAGCTCCAACGTGCGCGTGGGAGATGTCCGACCCGTACTTTCTCGGCTCGGCGTCGACGTCTCCCGTGAGCACAACGAAAAACGGCTTTCGGAACTGGACGAATCGGCTGCCGACCTGTCGTGGCTCCGCTCGCTTGCAGCGGCTGCCCACGAGTACACACTCGTCGACGTGCTCGCGGAGTACGAGGACCGGGCCGACTGTTCGCTGTCCGCGTTCGGGACGGAGTTAGGGCGCCTCGGACTGGCAGACGCCCCGGCGACCGAAGCGAACGTCGACCGGTTGACCTTCTACCTCTCGACGTACGAGATGCCGGTAGACCGCGAAAACGAGGGTGTCCTGCTCGCCGACGCGAAATCAGCGGCCTACGTGGACCGCCCCACGGTCTTTTTCCTCGGTATGGACGACCGCTGGACGCATTCGGCACCGCGGCGACCGTGGGTGGATGGGGCGGAGCAGTTCACGCGGAACATCCAGGACTTCCAGTTGCTGCTCCAGAGCGGCGTCGAGCAGCACTACCTCGTACAGGACGCGACTGGCGGCTCGCCCGTGACGCCGTGTCTGTACTTCGAGGAACTGCTCGATCGGGAGTACGAGCGCTTCTCGGACCTGCCGAGCGTGGCCTACGGGCGAATACGCGACGAAGAGACGCAAGCGATGGAGACGGACGACGGTACAGGCAGTTTCGACCGTGACCGACTCGTCGATGGCTCCGAACCCACTGCATCGACGCGCCTGCTGGGCGTCGACGCCGTCAGCCAGTCCTCGCTCGGCTCCTATGTCAACTCGCCGCGGGACTACTGCTTCGACACACTGCTTTCCTCGCCCGACAGGGAGTACTTCGCCGAGGGGAACCTGTTTCACGACTTCGCCGAGTTCTACGTGAACCACCCCGACTTTGTCGACGAGTCGGTCCGCGAATCGGTCGTCGACCTGCTGGTCGAGGAGACGCGCCCGTTCCGCCGGAGCGTCGACGAGGGGCGAAAACGAACCGAGTACCGTGTCGGCGTCGACACGCTCGTCGCGTATCTGGACGACGTCAGCCCCGAGGATACCGCTTTCCTGTCGCCGTCCGATGGGTGGGGAACGAACGCAGTCGCCGAGCACTTCGACAGGTCGATCGACTCGCCCGTGACCGAACGCTGGTTCGAGGACGAGGAGCTGGGCGTCAGAGGGAAGATCGACC contains the following coding sequences:
- a CDS encoding digeranylgeranylglycerophospholipid reductase, with the translated sequence MNDEYDVVIAGAGPAGGQCARDLAARDYDVLVLETEPEAEFPRQSNKSTAGTFPSMMSAFGVPGDVVQQYTDSVVLESPNEHFTRDLSGAVLDFAAFKRWLVAEARENGAEFGFDARVAGPVMDGGEIVGVRFDGDREVYGEIVIDATGPSAPLASELGVSTLERENQAIGIDYHMEGIDLDHEGYGDLHDAMMLRLDHDIAPGGYSWIFHTGEDTAKVGVCYIQNERHREKAKSGMTIDGYMQHWLDTDPRFENASKIEGGEVLRGSAHIQMPGRMHTDSFMAIGDTVPTIDPLWGEGINKCMQSGRAAAIASDHALTPKEPDTSADRLSVYEDLWHEQVAPKMKSRLLMTEILYLAPNDRYDRLMTDLNRLDDETLSRANDGDKAAIRKLLHLSDIPELVTWAKRRLRDPSNRWNPA
- a CDS encoding sulfite exporter TauE/SafE family protein; this translates as MIDSLASVAALIAVIVLAGAVNGLAGFGFAVVATMALATVIDPATAVVFMIVPILGVNLSLVGEVSGEQLRTCGRRFAPLLIAALVGMIVGMVALDALPDAPLRVGLGLVTLAFVGSLQRAVSIPAVSRAKEACFVESTGGMAAVGLVSGVLFGATNVGVQLVAYLKSCNLSHGLFVGVTAMLFLGLNAVRVGTAGALGLYPDSLVFLASVAATVPAVAGVLIGKRLRHRIGESLRRRVVLALLTIIGIRLLLGGAGIA
- a CDS encoding PD-(D/E)XK nuclease family protein: MSFPLAKPVDRLYEEVAGFDLVVVPDAPLASALNRRLDRPHLGTFATTPRRLAAGRRETAEDRLAFLSVIEDADIGWKPAAHAIGDILQCWEHQGTREAILAYEEHINDVTRDVLDRVGALETTSKRLTEYRIESENVAVVGLDQLTPLERAVLPESYEVVDPFSDDAFELPPFRIFETTTAIVETVVEAAQSGAPEDIAVVLDAGSEYSPLIESALSAADVPFYGGPGFADDPDHRAFVQLLRTLHGSSNVRVGDVRPVLSRLGVDVSREHNEKRLSELDESAADLSWLRSLAAAAHEYTLVDVLAEYEDRADCSLSAFGTELGRLGLADAPATEANVDRLTFYLSTYEMPVDRENEGVLLADAKSAAYVDRPTVFFLGMDDRWTHSAPRRPWVDGAEQFTRNIQDFQLLLQSGVEQHYLVQDATGGSPVTPCLYFEELLDREYERFSDLPSVAYGRIRDEETQAMETDDGTGSFDRDRLVDGSEPTASTRLLGVDAVSQSSLGSYVNSPRDYCFDTLLSSPDREYFAEGNLFHDFAEFYVNHPDFVDESVRESVVDLLVEETRPFRRSVDEGRKRTEYRVGVDTLVAYLDDVSPEDTAFLSPSDGWGTNAVAEHFDRSIDSPVTERWFEDEELGVRGKIDLVADPTHLVDFKSGSKKGATAVVGNAAIDPPSDTPDFQALLYLTYWRSQYPDRQLSFTFVHFLELLDEIVTGELALEDLDVEDGELDDALTTITYYPKHFSEYASSRSTFEALRDEGAKKCQKTLSQVEYRDYAAVFEQVPIHHTTDSDELIESAFGESFIDRMQAIVGEYKYVVAGCKQAMRELTRIRDRNYFEGDLDAFETFLDDQLAELNRRHTGEERFPVGGPGEEPNERYLNHRDLLLEGER